A region of Argentina anserina chromosome 5, drPotAnse1.1, whole genome shotgun sequence DNA encodes the following proteins:
- the LOC126795746 gene encoding chaperone protein dnaJ 20, chloroplastic-like, translated as MDDIKRAYRSMALRYHPDVADHRDDDTLTKESTRLFVQLNEAYKTLSDPVLREEYDYELGLAENLSSCSSSCRSITYKFRKDLRNVGPNSQWKQQILELKRRSTSRLARKEESWASRVKRTQRVSTMEN; from the coding sequence ATGGATGACATAAAGAGAGCTTACAGAAGCATGGCCCTCCGGTACCACCCGGACGTTGCCGATCATCGAGATGATGATACCTTGACGAAGGAGTCGACTCGGTTGTTTGTTCAACTGAATGAGGCATACAAGACGCTGTCGGATCCTGTGTTGCGTGAGGAGTACGATTATGAATTGGGTTTGGCAGAGAATTTATCTTCATGCAGTTCATCTTGTAGGAGTATTACCTACAAATTCAGGAAGGATCTGAGAAATGTTGGACCCAATTCGCAATGGAAACAACAGATTCTCGAGTTGAAGCGAAGATCAACCAGCCGTTTGGCACGAAAGGAAGAATCCTGGGCTAGCAGAGTCAAGAGGACTCAACGTGTATCAACCATGGAAAATTAG